In the Topomyia yanbarensis strain Yona2022 chromosome 3, ASM3024719v1, whole genome shotgun sequence genome, one interval contains:
- the LOC131693070 gene encoding palmitoyltransferase app isoform X4 yields MAPSQKVTKKWEIFAGRNKFYCDGYLMTAPNSGVFYFTVVLITGTSGLFFAVDCPFLAERITLAIPIIGGILFVFTMSSLFRTSFSDPGIIPRASQDEAAYIEKQIEVPNSLNSPTYRPPPRTKEVFVKGQTVKLKYCFTCKIFRPPRASHCSLCDNCVDRFDHHCPWVGNCVGKRNYRFFYMFIVSLAFLAVFIFSCTTTHIVLLFKDEDQFFDIVKKTPFSVIIAIICFCSVWSVIGLAGFHTYLTTSDQTTNEDIKGSFTSKGGQQTVNPYSQGNICLNCFHILCGPITPSLIDRRGVVTDEYRTQMQPPDKYNNAPVPPLVVMQPGLDAINKPYSLENETQNSNTGVFRQRSYDNLHNGKSPSIKSSLSSINNLTNLNVTNSNHLNTSNNSSQIKNVQLSQSPSQYNNLSLSYVNLSQKTQPKLYHSATCNVTLSNFMPTHNTPMLNNNPNANYQPNPRCLQPQHHLPAAPIPTNFKYFAPQSKYNTYSDSQNQLVPQTSSAEVLQNHQSSDAHNQQQQILQQQQQQQQINININLTLPREIQ; encoded by the exons ATGGCACCGAGTCAGAAGGTCACGAAAAAATGGGAAATTTTTGCTGGACGAAACAAGTTCTATTGCGATGGGTACCTGATGACGGCTCCCAATTCCGGTGTCTTTTACTTTACCGTTGTGCTCATCACCGGAACCAGTGGTCTATTTTTTGCAGTTGA TTGTCCGTTTCTGGCAGAGCGGATAACGCTGGCTATTCCAATTATCGGAGGCATTTTGTTTGTGTTCACGATGAGCTCTCTTTTTCGCACATCATTCAGCGATCCAGGGATCATTCCACGTGCCTCCCAGGACGAGGCCGCATACATCGAAAAGCAGATCGAAGTGCCAAACTCACTTAACAGCCCGACATACCGACCGCCACCCCGAACGAAAGAAGTCTTCGTCAAAGGTCAGACGGTAAAGCTTAAATATTGCTTTACTTGCAAGATATTTCGACCACCGCGGGCATCGCACTGTAGTCTATGTGATAATTGTGTTGATCGGTTCGATCATCATTGCCCTTGG GTGGGCAACTGCGTGGGAAAACGAAACTATCGTTTCTTCTATATGTTTATAGTCTCTCTCGCATTCTTAGCAGTATTCATATTTTCTTGTACAACAACGCATATAGTTTTGT TGTTCAAAGACGAGGATCAGTTTTTTGACATTGTCAAAAAGACTCCGTTTAGTGTGATAATAGCAATAATTTGTTTCTGCTCGGTGTGGTCCGTGATAGGCCTTGCCGGCTTCCACACCTACCTAACAACCAGTGATCAGACAACGAATGAAGAT ATAAAAGGTTCTTTCACCTCGAAAGGCGGCCAGCAGACGGTCAATCCCTACTCTCAGGGCAATATTTGTCTAAACTGTTTTCACATTCTTTGTGGACCAATAACTCCATCGCTAATTGATAG GAGGGGTGTCGTGACTGATGAGTATCGAACACAGATGCAACCTCCGGACAAATACAACAACGCGCCGGTTCCGCCACTGGTCGTAATGCAACCAGGATTGGACGCAATCAACAAACCGTATAGTTTAGAG AACGAAACACAAAACTCAAACACCGGCGTTTTTCGGCAGCGCAGCTACGATAACTTACATAATGGTAAGTCGCCATCCATCAAATCATCACTTAGCAGTATCAATAATCTAACTAATCTGAATGTGACTAACTCAAACCATCTTAATACTAGCAATAATAGTAGCCAAATTAAAAATGTCCAATTATCGCAATCTCCATCACAGTACAATAATCTCTCATTGTCTTATGTAAATCTTTCGCAAAAAACGCAACCAAAACTGTATCACTCTGCGACATGCAATGTGACATTATCGAACTTCATGCCGACTCACAACACTCCCATGCTAAACAATAACCCGAATGCCAATTACCAACCGAACCCACGTTGTCTGCAACCGCAACACCATCTTCCGGCAGCTCCGATACCGACGAATTTCAAGTATTTCGCTCCGCAGTCCAAGTACAATACCTACAGCGACAGTCAGAATCAACTAGTTCCGCAAACTTCTTCCGCAGAAGTGCTACAAAACCATCAATCCAGTGACGCacacaaccagcaacaacaaatacttcaacagcaacagcagcaacaacagatcaatataaacatcaatttgACTCTACCAAG
- the LOC131693070 gene encoding putative uncharacterized protein DDB_G0277255 isoform X1, with protein MAPSQKVTKKWEIFAGRNKFYCDGYLMTAPNSGVFYFTVVLITGTSGLFFAVDCPFLAERITLAIPIIGGILFVFTMSSLFRTSFSDPGIIPRASQDEAAYIEKQIEVPNSLNSPTYRPPPRTKEVFVKGQTVKLKYCFTCKIFRPPRASHCSLCDNCVDRFDHHCPWVGNCVGKRNYRFFYMFIVSLAFLAVFIFSCTTTHIVLLFKDEDQFFDIVKKTPFSVIIAIICFCSVWSVIGLAGFHTYLTTSDQTTNEDIKGSFTSKGGQQTVNPYSQGNICLNCFHILCGPITPSLIDRRGVVTDEYRTQMQPPDKYNNAPVPPLVVMQPGLDAINKPYSLENETQNSNTGVFRQRSYDNLHNGKSPSIKSSLSSINNLTNLNVTNSNHLNTSNNSSQIKNVQLSQSPSQYNNLSLSYVNLSQKTQPKLYHSATCNVTLSNFMPTHNTPMLNNNPNANYQPNPRCLQPQHHLPAAPIPTNFKYFAPQSKYNTYSDSQNQLVPQTSSAEVLQNHQSSDAHNQQQQILQQQQQQQQINININLTLPRYPYHKNRAIGRKSPQDLQLHDQSSKMFYSNHPPYYSHSSINSLNNSCSAPSQNNLLVLSDSSSSSTTTISSTTSTSSSMEQSNMLPSGSSSYLNSYDTISDQLPTNSLPHTCPGSPRAHCASPSYSELDPMLQKTKQTHHKNYKFYKNKYQQQSQLVHASAGNPISPQPSFSQFSPSFWSANSNRSSVISTGTLGSISFAAVGNGSASGGVGGDCNGSILSGGTYQNYGGVGVIGANSSSSPYAQRRADKQRFSNVYDYKFNNFDLNSIHEDASNET; from the exons ATGGCACCGAGTCAGAAGGTCACGAAAAAATGGGAAATTTTTGCTGGACGAAACAAGTTCTATTGCGATGGGTACCTGATGACGGCTCCCAATTCCGGTGTCTTTTACTTTACCGTTGTGCTCATCACCGGAACCAGTGGTCTATTTTTTGCAGTTGA TTGTCCGTTTCTGGCAGAGCGGATAACGCTGGCTATTCCAATTATCGGAGGCATTTTGTTTGTGTTCACGATGAGCTCTCTTTTTCGCACATCATTCAGCGATCCAGGGATCATTCCACGTGCCTCCCAGGACGAGGCCGCATACATCGAAAAGCAGATCGAAGTGCCAAACTCACTTAACAGCCCGACATACCGACCGCCACCCCGAACGAAAGAAGTCTTCGTCAAAGGTCAGACGGTAAAGCTTAAATATTGCTTTACTTGCAAGATATTTCGACCACCGCGGGCATCGCACTGTAGTCTATGTGATAATTGTGTTGATCGGTTCGATCATCATTGCCCTTGG GTGGGCAACTGCGTGGGAAAACGAAACTATCGTTTCTTCTATATGTTTATAGTCTCTCTCGCATTCTTAGCAGTATTCATATTTTCTTGTACAACAACGCATATAGTTTTGT TGTTCAAAGACGAGGATCAGTTTTTTGACATTGTCAAAAAGACTCCGTTTAGTGTGATAATAGCAATAATTTGTTTCTGCTCGGTGTGGTCCGTGATAGGCCTTGCCGGCTTCCACACCTACCTAACAACCAGTGATCAGACAACGAATGAAGAT ATAAAAGGTTCTTTCACCTCGAAAGGCGGCCAGCAGACGGTCAATCCCTACTCTCAGGGCAATATTTGTCTAAACTGTTTTCACATTCTTTGTGGACCAATAACTCCATCGCTAATTGATAG GAGGGGTGTCGTGACTGATGAGTATCGAACACAGATGCAACCTCCGGACAAATACAACAACGCGCCGGTTCCGCCACTGGTCGTAATGCAACCAGGATTGGACGCAATCAACAAACCGTATAGTTTAGAG AACGAAACACAAAACTCAAACACCGGCGTTTTTCGGCAGCGCAGCTACGATAACTTACATAATGGTAAGTCGCCATCCATCAAATCATCACTTAGCAGTATCAATAATCTAACTAATCTGAATGTGACTAACTCAAACCATCTTAATACTAGCAATAATAGTAGCCAAATTAAAAATGTCCAATTATCGCAATCTCCATCACAGTACAATAATCTCTCATTGTCTTATGTAAATCTTTCGCAAAAAACGCAACCAAAACTGTATCACTCTGCGACATGCAATGTGACATTATCGAACTTCATGCCGACTCACAACACTCCCATGCTAAACAATAACCCGAATGCCAATTACCAACCGAACCCACGTTGTCTGCAACCGCAACACCATCTTCCGGCAGCTCCGATACCGACGAATTTCAAGTATTTCGCTCCGCAGTCCAAGTACAATACCTACAGCGACAGTCAGAATCAACTAGTTCCGCAAACTTCTTCCGCAGAAGTGCTACAAAACCATCAATCCAGTGACGCacacaaccagcaacaacaaatacttcaacagcaacagcagcaacaacagatcaatataaacatcaatttgACTCTACCAAGGTACCCGTATCACAAAAACCGTGCTATCGGTAGAAAATCACCCCAAGACCTGCAATTGCACGATCAATCTAGCAAGATGTTCTATTCAAACCATCCACCTTATTATAGCCATTCTAGCATAAACAGTCTGAACAACAGCTGTAGTGCACCATCCCAAAACAACTTGCTAGTCCTTTCTGACTCGTCATCCTCTTCGACTACTACCATCTCGTCTACGACTTCCACAAGCTCTTCGATGGAACAATCCAACATGTTACCATCAGGATCGTCGTCTTACCTTAACAGTTACGACACGATCTCTGACCAACTTCCAACAAACTCACTTCCACACACTTGTCCCGGAAGTCCCCGGGCGCATTGTGCCAGTCCCAGCTACAGCGAATTGGATCCAATGCTCCAAAAAACTAAACAAACACATCACAAAAATTATAAGTTctacaaaaataaatatcaacaGCAGTCCCAGCTGGTACATGCGTCTGCCGGGAATCCTATATCTCCTCAGCCATCCTTCAGTCAGTTTAGTCCAAGTTTCTGGAGTGCCAACAGTAACCGAAGTAGTGTTATCAGCACCGGGACGCTCGGTTCAATTAGCTTTGCTGCCGTCGGCAATGGAAGTGCAAGTGGTGGTGTTGGTGGAGATTGCAACGGTAGCATTCTCAGCGGAGGAACTTATCAGAATTATGGTGGCGTGGGGGTAATCGGAGCCAACAGTAGTAGTAGTCCTTACGCACAGCGTCGAGCCGATAAACAGCGATTTTCAAACGTGTACGATTATAAGTTCAACAATTTTGATCTAAACTCAATACACGAGGACGCTTCTAACGAAACATAA
- the LOC131693070 gene encoding palmitoyltransferase ZDHHC5-B isoform X3 → MAPSQKVTKKWEIFAGRNKFYCDGYLMTAPNSGVFYFTVVLITGTSGLFFAVDCPFLAERITLAIPIIGGILFVFTMSSLFRTSFSDPGIIPRASQDEAAYIEKQIEVPNSLNSPTYRPPPRTKEVFVKGQTVKLKYCFTCKIFRPPRASHCSLCDNCVDRFDHHCPWVGNCVGKRNYRFFYMFIVSLAFLAVFIFSCTTTHIVLLFKDEDQFFDIVKKTPFSVIIAIICFCSVWSVIGLAGFHTYLTTSDQTTNEDIKGSFTSKGGQQTVNPYSQGNICLNCFHILCGPITPSLIDRRGVVTDEYRTQMQPPDKYNNAPVPPLVVMQPGLDAINKPYSLENETQNSNTGVFRQRSYDNLHNAPIPTNFKYFAPQSKYNTYSDSQNQLVPQTSSAEVLQNHQSSDAHNQQQQILQQQQQQQQINININLTLPRYPYHKNRAIGRKSPQDLQLHDQSSKMFYSNHPPYYSHSSINSLNNSCSAPSQNNLLVLSDSSSSSTTTISSTTSTSSSMEQSNMLPSGSSSYLNSYDTISDQLPTNSLPHTCPGSPRAHCASPSYSELDPMLQKTKQTHHKNYKFYKNKYQQQSQLVHASAGNPISPQPSFSQFSPSFWSANSNRSSVISTGTLGSISFAAVGNGSASGGVGGDCNGSILSGGTYQNYGGVGVIGANSSSSPYAQRRADKQRFSNVYDYKFNNFDLNSIHEDASNET, encoded by the exons ATGGCACCGAGTCAGAAGGTCACGAAAAAATGGGAAATTTTTGCTGGACGAAACAAGTTCTATTGCGATGGGTACCTGATGACGGCTCCCAATTCCGGTGTCTTTTACTTTACCGTTGTGCTCATCACCGGAACCAGTGGTCTATTTTTTGCAGTTGA TTGTCCGTTTCTGGCAGAGCGGATAACGCTGGCTATTCCAATTATCGGAGGCATTTTGTTTGTGTTCACGATGAGCTCTCTTTTTCGCACATCATTCAGCGATCCAGGGATCATTCCACGTGCCTCCCAGGACGAGGCCGCATACATCGAAAAGCAGATCGAAGTGCCAAACTCACTTAACAGCCCGACATACCGACCGCCACCCCGAACGAAAGAAGTCTTCGTCAAAGGTCAGACGGTAAAGCTTAAATATTGCTTTACTTGCAAGATATTTCGACCACCGCGGGCATCGCACTGTAGTCTATGTGATAATTGTGTTGATCGGTTCGATCATCATTGCCCTTGG GTGGGCAACTGCGTGGGAAAACGAAACTATCGTTTCTTCTATATGTTTATAGTCTCTCTCGCATTCTTAGCAGTATTCATATTTTCTTGTACAACAACGCATATAGTTTTGT TGTTCAAAGACGAGGATCAGTTTTTTGACATTGTCAAAAAGACTCCGTTTAGTGTGATAATAGCAATAATTTGTTTCTGCTCGGTGTGGTCCGTGATAGGCCTTGCCGGCTTCCACACCTACCTAACAACCAGTGATCAGACAACGAATGAAGAT ATAAAAGGTTCTTTCACCTCGAAAGGCGGCCAGCAGACGGTCAATCCCTACTCTCAGGGCAATATTTGTCTAAACTGTTTTCACATTCTTTGTGGACCAATAACTCCATCGCTAATTGATAG GAGGGGTGTCGTGACTGATGAGTATCGAACACAGATGCAACCTCCGGACAAATACAACAACGCGCCGGTTCCGCCACTGGTCGTAATGCAACCAGGATTGGACGCAATCAACAAACCGTATAGTTTAGAG AACGAAACACAAAACTCAAACACCGGCGTTTTTCGGCAGCGCAGCTACGATAACTTACATAATG CTCCGATACCGACGAATTTCAAGTATTTCGCTCCGCAGTCCAAGTACAATACCTACAGCGACAGTCAGAATCAACTAGTTCCGCAAACTTCTTCCGCAGAAGTGCTACAAAACCATCAATCCAGTGACGCacacaaccagcaacaacaaatacttcaacagcaacagcagcaacaacagatcaatataaacatcaatttgACTCTACCAAGGTACCCGTATCACAAAAACCGTGCTATCGGTAGAAAATCACCCCAAGACCTGCAATTGCACGATCAATCTAGCAAGATGTTCTATTCAAACCATCCACCTTATTATAGCCATTCTAGCATAAACAGTCTGAACAACAGCTGTAGTGCACCATCCCAAAACAACTTGCTAGTCCTTTCTGACTCGTCATCCTCTTCGACTACTACCATCTCGTCTACGACTTCCACAAGCTCTTCGATGGAACAATCCAACATGTTACCATCAGGATCGTCGTCTTACCTTAACAGTTACGACACGATCTCTGACCAACTTCCAACAAACTCACTTCCACACACTTGTCCCGGAAGTCCCCGGGCGCATTGTGCCAGTCCCAGCTACAGCGAATTGGATCCAATGCTCCAAAAAACTAAACAAACACATCACAAAAATTATAAGTTctacaaaaataaatatcaacaGCAGTCCCAGCTGGTACATGCGTCTGCCGGGAATCCTATATCTCCTCAGCCATCCTTCAGTCAGTTTAGTCCAAGTTTCTGGAGTGCCAACAGTAACCGAAGTAGTGTTATCAGCACCGGGACGCTCGGTTCAATTAGCTTTGCTGCCGTCGGCAATGGAAGTGCAAGTGGTGGTGTTGGTGGAGATTGCAACGGTAGCATTCTCAGCGGAGGAACTTATCAGAATTATGGTGGCGTGGGGGTAATCGGAGCCAACAGTAGTAGTAGTCCTTACGCACAGCGTCGAGCCGATAAACAGCGATTTTCAAACGTGTACGATTATAAGTTCAACAATTTTGATCTAAACTCAATACACGAGGACGCTTCTAACGAAACATAA